One Setaria italica strain Yugu1 chromosome I, Setaria_italica_v2.0, whole genome shotgun sequence DNA window includes the following coding sequences:
- the LOC101785002 gene encoding peroxisomal membrane protein PMP22: MAAAGGAGRGGGKGEGSLAYRAWRQYLLQLQQHPLRTKMVTAGCLAGVSDSVAQKLSGYQKIEKRRLFLKMLFGFAYGGPFGHFLHKILDYIFKGKKDTKTIAKKVLLEQVTSSPWNNLLFLFYYGYVVERRPLKDVTIRVKKQYPSVQLSAWMFWPIVSWINHQYMPLQFRVIFHSFVACCWGIFLNLRARAMSLKQA; this comes from the exons ATGGCAGCAGCGGGAGGAGCAGGACGGggaggagggaagggggaggggtCGCTGGCGTACAGGGCGTGGAGGCAGTacctgctccagctccagcagcaccCTCTTCGCACAAAG ATGGTCACGGCGGGGTGCCTCGCCGGCGTCAGCGACTCCGTGGCGCAGAAGCTCTCCGGGTACCAGAAGATTGAGAAGCGCCGGCTGTTCCTCAAGATG CTCTTTGGTTTTGCATATGGTGGCCCATTTGGACATTTCTTGCACAAAATTTTGGATTATATCTTCAAAGGGAAGAAGGATACCAAAACTATAGCTAAGAAG GTGTTGCTGGAGCAAGTGACATCTTCTCCCTGGAACAATTTGTTGTTCTTGTTCTATTACGGATATGTTGTTGAGA GGAGGCCTTTGAAGGATGTGACGATCAGGGTGAAGAAACAATATCCTTCTGTGCAATTGAGCGCTTGGATG TTTTGGCCAATTGTCAGTTGGATCAACCACCAGTACATGCCTTTGCAATTCCGTGTGATCTTCCACAGCTTTGTCGCATGCTGTTG GGGGATATTTCTCAACCTTCGCGCAAGGGCTATGTCTCTGAAGCAGGCTTAG